A window from Nitrospira sp. ND1 encodes these proteins:
- a CDS encoding PleD family two-component system response regulator, with translation MSILIIDDFQEERDLLFTILNSAGFGPLLPVGTAREGLHLLGVGKRGKQTSGIDLVLMDIEMPEIDGLEACQRIRMEEQLQGLPIIVITAHTEAKDIQAAYTCGATDYIRKPVIPAELIARAANALSLKQEIDARKLREQELLERTKELDHAFEQITTLHGTVHICAKCKRVKADGPHWQRVEDYLRRQARAKVAETVCDTCLHQAYPHLK, from the coding sequence ATGAGTATTCTGATCATCGACGACTTCCAGGAAGAGCGGGACCTGCTCTTCACCATTCTCAACAGTGCGGGGTTCGGCCCGCTCCTCCCGGTCGGCACCGCGCGGGAAGGGCTGCACCTCCTGGGGGTCGGGAAACGTGGAAAGCAGACCAGCGGAATCGACCTGGTGCTGATGGATATCGAAATGCCCGAGATCGATGGATTGGAGGCCTGCCAACGCATCCGGATGGAGGAGCAGCTGCAAGGCCTGCCCATCATCGTCATCACGGCGCACACGGAAGCCAAAGATATTCAGGCGGCCTATACGTGCGGCGCCACGGACTATATTCGGAAACCGGTGATCCCGGCTGAACTGATCGCCCGGGCGGCCAATGCGCTCAGCCTGAAACAGGAGATCGATGCCAGGAAACTTCGTGAGCAGGAACTTCTGGAGCGGACCAAGGAACTCGACCACGCGTTCGAGCAGATCACCACGCTCCATGGTACGGTCCACATCTGCGCCAAGTGCAAACGCGTAAAAGCCGACGGCCCGCATTGGCAACGCGTGGAAGATTACCTACGCCGGCAGGCCCGCGCGAAAGTCGCCGAAACCGTGTGCGACACTTGTCTGCATCAGGCCTATCCCCACCTGAAATAA